The Fimbriimonas ginsengisoli Gsoil 348 genome window below encodes:
- a CDS encoding DUF4185 domain-containing protein, giving the protein MILLLTYFVTRPAEIVVRDVQKVSQVIGETDRQRNVPADNRTESRFGLRGTDLGASFEHKGRLVFLFGDTWPVGPNTPDRPVDGDAIAFSDDRNPDDGLTLDFVTAADGKYKAVDIPGVSLKGFEVPNGGFSAGGHMYGIYTTDHTHVPAGEIMGRSVLGRSDDGRTWSLVYSLSTDKFINVSPVIVDASTTPGLPISRGKALLMWAGSREYRRSSPYLAFVPLDRVEDHSAIRYWAGPGKWSASESDATPVVNHPEVGELSVAWCAPLKRWLMLYNSGHPRGIQMRTALQATGPWGEPITLFDPKDGYGKFMHISWRDRHADSVHDPGRENEYGGEYAPYMIPRFFRKTKDGARIYFLLSTWNPYAVVLMRADLVV; this is encoded by the coding sequence TTGATACTACTCCTTACCTACTTTGTAACCCGTCCTGCCGAGATCGTCGTTCGCGACGTTCAGAAGGTTTCGCAGGTGATCGGCGAGACCGATCGGCAGCGCAACGTGCCGGCGGATAATCGAACCGAGAGCCGGTTCGGACTTCGCGGTACCGACCTTGGGGCTTCGTTCGAGCACAAGGGGAGGCTTGTCTTTCTCTTCGGCGATACCTGGCCGGTCGGGCCCAACACGCCAGACCGGCCGGTCGATGGCGACGCGATCGCCTTTAGCGACGATCGGAACCCGGACGACGGTCTCACCCTCGATTTCGTCACCGCCGCCGATGGAAAGTACAAGGCGGTCGACATTCCCGGAGTCTCGCTAAAAGGATTCGAAGTCCCGAACGGCGGCTTCAGTGCGGGTGGGCACATGTACGGGATCTACACGACCGATCACACTCATGTCCCGGCCGGCGAGATCATGGGGCGCTCGGTTCTGGGTCGTAGCGACGATGGCCGGACTTGGTCGCTGGTCTATTCCCTTTCCACCGATAAATTCATCAACGTTTCGCCGGTTATAGTTGACGCGTCGACGACGCCCGGGCTTCCGATCTCGCGCGGCAAGGCGTTGCTCATGTGGGCCGGCAGCCGCGAGTACCGGCGCAGCAGTCCCTATCTCGCCTTCGTGCCGCTCGACCGGGTCGAGGATCACTCCGCAATCCGCTACTGGGCGGGGCCGGGAAAATGGAGCGCGAGCGAATCCGACGCCACTCCGGTCGTCAACCATCCCGAGGTCGGCGAGCTCTCGGTAGCCTGGTGCGCGCCGCTTAAGAGGTGGCTGATGCTGTACAACAGCGGCCATCCGCGCGGGATTCAGATGCGGACCGCGCTTCAGGCGACGGGGCCGTGGGGCGAACCCATAACGCTTTTCGATCCGAAGGACGGATACGGAAAATTCATGCACATCTCTTGGCGGGACCGACATGCGGATTCCGTCCACGATCCCGGCCGGGAGAACGAATACGGAGGCGAATACGCCCCCTACATGATCCCGCGCTTCTTCCGCAAGACGAAAGACGGCGCGCGGATCTACTTCCTCCTGTCCACCTGGAACCCCTACGCCGTCGTCCTAATGCGAGCGGACCTCGTAGTGTAG